A portion of the Leifsonia sp. EB41 genome contains these proteins:
- a CDS encoding succinate dehydrogenase iron-sulfur subunit translates to MSSAVLETPPAPEAPVQSFTVTLIIRRFDPDVDTEPRWQDFDVEMFPTDRILDALHKIKWEQDGSLTFRRSCAHGICGSDAMRINGRNRLACKTLIKDLDISKPIYVEAIKGLPLEKDLIVDMEPFFASYREVQPFLVANSTPPKDKERIQSVADRARFDDTTKCILCAACTSSCPVFWTDGQYFGPAAIVNAHRFIFDSRDDNAQVRLDILNDKEGVWRCRTTFNCTDACPRGIQVTQAIAEVKQAIMRGKV, encoded by the coding sequence ATGTCCAGCGCCGTGCTCGAGACTCCCCCGGCCCCGGAGGCCCCGGTCCAGTCGTTCACCGTGACGCTCATCATCCGCCGGTTCGACCCGGACGTGGACACCGAGCCGCGCTGGCAGGACTTCGACGTCGAGATGTTCCCGACCGACCGCATCCTCGACGCCCTGCACAAGATCAAGTGGGAGCAGGACGGCTCGCTGACGTTCCGCCGCTCGTGCGCCCACGGCATCTGCGGCTCCGACGCGATGCGCATCAACGGCCGCAACCGCCTCGCCTGCAAGACGCTGATCAAGGACCTGGACATCTCCAAGCCGATCTACGTCGAGGCGATCAAGGGTCTGCCGCTGGAGAAGGACCTCATCGTCGACATGGAGCCGTTCTTCGCGAGCTACCGCGAGGTGCAGCCGTTCCTCGTCGCGAACAGCACGCCGCCGAAGGACAAGGAGCGCATCCAGTCGGTCGCCGACCGTGCCCGCTTCGACGACACCACGAAGTGCATCCTGTGCGCGGCGTGCACGTCGTCCTGCCCGGTGTTCTGGACCGACGGCCAGTACTTCGGCCCGGCGGCGATCGTCAACGCGCACCGCTTCATCTTCGACTCGCGCGACGACAACGCGCAGGTGCGCCTCGACATCCTCAACGACAAGGAGGGCGTCTGGCGCTGCCGCACGACCTTCAACTGCACCGACGCCTGCCCCCGTGGCATCCAGGTGACCCAGGCCATCGCCGAGGTCAAGCAGGCCATCATGCGCGGCAAGGTCTGA
- the sdhA gene encoding succinate dehydrogenase flavoprotein subunit, translating to MTTETTESTVIDGVHYHEFDIVIVGAGGAGMRAAIEAGPHAKTAVISKLYPTRSHTGAAQGGMAAALANVEEDSWEWHTFDTVKGGDYLVDQDAAEILAKEAIDAVIDLENMGLPFNRTPEGKIDQRRFGGHTRDHGKAPVRRACYAADRTGHMILQTLFQNCVKLGINFFNEFYVLDVIMNEVDGVDQPAGVVAYELATGELHVFHSKAIVFATGGFGKIYKTTSNAHTLTGDGVGIIWRKKLPLEDMEFFQFHPTGLAGLGILLTEGARGEGAILRNASGERFMERYAPTIKDLAPRDIVARCMVQEVAEGRGAGPHKDYVLLDCTHLGAEVLETKLPDITEFARTYLGVDPVVEPVPVMPTAHYAMGGIPTNNNAEVLRDNTTVVPGLYAAGECACVSVHGSNRLGTNSLLDINVFGKRAGNNAVEYVKTATAVPLPADPAKAVRDMIAGLRNGTGTERIAAIRKELQDEMDRNAQVFRTDESLEKVTGTIHRLRERYKNIVVQDKGKRFNTDLLEAVELGFLLDLAEVVVFSARNRKESRGGHMRDDFPKRDDENYMQHTMAYLTGDPHSADAADHITLDWKPVVVTRYQPMERKY from the coding sequence GTGACAACTGAAACCACTGAATCCACCGTCATCGACGGCGTCCACTATCACGAGTTCGACATCGTCATCGTCGGCGCAGGCGGCGCGGGCATGCGTGCCGCGATCGAGGCCGGCCCGCACGCGAAGACCGCTGTGATCTCGAAGCTCTACCCCACCCGCTCCCACACCGGCGCGGCGCAGGGCGGCATGGCCGCGGCGCTCGCCAACGTGGAGGAGGACAGCTGGGAGTGGCACACCTTCGACACGGTCAAGGGCGGCGACTACCTCGTCGACCAGGACGCGGCGGAGATCCTGGCCAAGGAGGCCATCGACGCGGTCATCGACCTCGAGAACATGGGCCTGCCGTTCAACCGCACGCCTGAGGGCAAGATCGACCAGCGGCGTTTCGGCGGCCACACCCGCGACCACGGCAAGGCTCCGGTCCGCCGGGCCTGCTACGCGGCCGACCGCACCGGCCACATGATCCTGCAGACGCTGTTCCAGAACTGCGTCAAGCTCGGCATCAACTTCTTCAACGAGTTCTACGTCCTCGACGTGATCATGAACGAGGTGGACGGCGTCGACCAGCCCGCCGGCGTGGTCGCGTACGAGCTGGCCACCGGCGAGCTGCACGTCTTCCACTCGAAGGCGATCGTGTTCGCGACCGGCGGCTTCGGCAAGATCTACAAGACGACCTCCAACGCGCACACCCTCACCGGTGACGGCGTCGGCATCATCTGGCGCAAGAAGCTCCCGCTGGAGGACATGGAGTTCTTCCAGTTCCACCCGACCGGCCTCGCCGGCCTCGGCATCCTCCTCACCGAGGGCGCCCGCGGCGAGGGCGCGATCCTCCGCAACGCCTCGGGCGAGCGGTTCATGGAGCGCTACGCCCCGACCATCAAGGACCTCGCGCCGCGCGACATCGTCGCCCGCTGCATGGTCCAGGAGGTCGCGGAGGGCCGCGGAGCCGGCCCGCACAAGGACTACGTGCTGCTCGACTGCACCCACCTCGGTGCGGAGGTGCTGGAGACCAAGCTCCCCGACATCACCGAGTTCGCCCGCACCTACCTGGGCGTCGACCCCGTCGTGGAGCCCGTGCCGGTCATGCCGACCGCGCACTACGCGATGGGCGGCATCCCGACCAACAACAACGCCGAGGTGCTGCGCGACAACACCACCGTCGTCCCGGGCCTCTACGCCGCGGGCGAGTGCGCGTGCGTGTCGGTGCACGGCTCCAACCGACTCGGCACCAACTCGCTGCTCGACATCAACGTGTTCGGCAAGCGCGCGGGCAACAACGCGGTCGAGTACGTCAAGACCGCGACGGCCGTCCCGCTGCCCGCGGACCCGGCCAAGGCCGTCCGCGACATGATCGCCGGGCTCCGCAACGGCACGGGCACCGAGCGCATCGCCGCCATCCGCAAGGAACTGCAGGACGAGATGGACCGGAACGCCCAGGTGTTCCGCACCGACGAGTCGCTCGAGAAGGTGACCGGCACCATCCACCGCCTGCGCGAGCGCTACAAGAACATCGTGGTGCAGGACAAGGGCAAGCGCTTCAACACCGACCTCCTGGAGGCCGTCGAGCTGGGCTTCCTGCTCGACCTGGCCGAGGTGGTCGTGTTCTCGGCCCGCAACCGCAAGGAGTCGCGCGGCGGTCACATGCGCGACGACTTCCCGAAGCGCGACGACGAGAACTACATGCAGCACACGATGGCCTACCTCACCGGCGACCCGCACTCCGCCGACGCGGCAGACCACATCACGCTCGATTGGAAGCCGGTCGTCGTGACCCGCTACCAGCCGATGGAGAGGAAGTACTGA
- a CDS encoding succinate dehydrogenase hydrophobic membrane anchor subunit, with amino-acid sequence MTTIEAPRSPARPARKGVNWEKWGWIYMRASGLVLVILIFGHLLINLVLGAGVKQIDFAFVAGKYATPFWQVWDLLMLWLALIHGGNGMRTLINDYAHNVMVNRILKWAVLAAVVVLIVLGTLVIFTFDPCPAGAHAADLPSFCPAK; translated from the coding sequence GTGACGACCATCGAGGCTCCGCGCTCGCCGGCCCGTCCGGCCCGCAAGGGCGTCAACTGGGAGAAGTGGGGCTGGATCTACATGCGGGCCTCCGGCCTCGTGCTGGTGATCCTCATCTTCGGCCACCTGCTGATCAACCTCGTCCTCGGCGCCGGCGTCAAGCAGATCGACTTCGCCTTCGTCGCCGGCAAGTACGCGACGCCGTTCTGGCAGGTCTGGGACCTGCTCATGCTCTGGCTCGCGCTCATCCACGGCGGCAACGGCATGCGCACGCTGATCAACGACTACGCGCACAACGTCATGGTCAACCGCATCCTCAAGTGGGCGGTCCTGGCGGCGGTCGTCGTGCTCATCGTGCTCGGCACGCTCGTGATCTTCACCTTCGACCCGTGCCCGGCAGGAGCCCACGCGGCCGACCTGCCTTCGTTCTGCCCGGCCAAGTGA
- the sdhC gene encoding succinate dehydrogenase, cytochrome b556 subunit, whose amino-acid sequence MPEQAAGTLQPTKSRPGGTLYRGREGMWSWVLHRITGVAIFFFLLVHILDTSLVRVSPEAYNAVIGTYKNPIMGFGEMALVAAIIFHAFNGIRIILIDFWSKGVKYQKVMFWIVIALWVILMAGFVPTQLIHIFSEVN is encoded by the coding sequence GTGCCAGAGCAAGCGGCAGGGACCCTGCAACCGACGAAGTCGAGGCCGGGCGGCACGCTGTACCGCGGCCGTGAGGGCATGTGGTCGTGGGTGCTTCACCGCATCACCGGCGTCGCCATCTTCTTCTTCCTTCTCGTCCACATCCTCGACACCTCGCTCGTCCGGGTCAGCCCCGAGGCGTACAACGCGGTGATCGGCACCTACAAGAACCCGATCATGGGATTCGGGGAGATGGCGCTCGTCGCGGCGATCATCTTCCACGCCTTCAACGGCATCCGGATCATCCTGATCGACTTCTGGAGCAAGGGCGTCAAGTACCAGAAGGTCATGTTCTGGATCGTCATCGCACTCTGGGTGATCCTCATGGCCGGCTTCGTGCCGACGCAGCTCATCCACATCTTCTCGGAGGTGAACTGA